A genomic segment from Ramlibacter agri encodes:
- a CDS encoding tripartite tricarboxylate transporter substrate binding protein — MTLRSSRRAVLALALAATAATPAFADRVIHMVVPFGPGAVQDTVARTFSQELGKELGASVLVENKPGAGGTVGTLQAAKAPGDGNTLVLAAASHTLAGHLYSKLGYDPIKDFTGVAYIGNSGYVIAAPSNLGVNNLADYVKLLKSKPGQFNYASAGNGSATHLGMAYFLSKAGAEMQHVPMKSTGDAVNEVLAGRVQGVTSAVVGLVGFKQDPRIKLLAYTGTQRSRFMPDLPTAAEAGVPGYKFDSWIGVLTPSTTPKAEVDKLNAALNKVLALPEVQQRLANLGVESGPNMSVDDFQKLLKADYEQAGVLVKASGARIE; from the coding sequence GTGACCCTTCGCAGTAGCCGCCGCGCCGTGCTGGCGCTTGCCCTCGCCGCCACCGCGGCCACGCCCGCCTTCGCCGACCGCGTGATCCACATGGTGGTGCCCTTCGGCCCCGGCGCGGTGCAGGACACGGTGGCGCGCACCTTCAGCCAGGAACTGGGCAAGGAGCTCGGCGCCAGCGTGCTGGTGGAGAACAAGCCCGGCGCCGGCGGCACCGTCGGCACCCTGCAGGCGGCCAAGGCGCCCGGCGACGGCAACACGCTGGTGCTGGCCGCGGCCAGCCACACGCTGGCCGGGCACCTGTACTCGAAGCTGGGTTACGACCCGATCAAGGACTTCACGGGCGTCGCCTACATCGGCAACTCGGGCTACGTGATCGCCGCGCCGTCCAACCTGGGCGTGAACAACCTGGCCGACTACGTGAAGCTGCTGAAAAGCAAGCCGGGGCAGTTCAACTACGCGTCAGCCGGCAACGGCAGCGCGACGCACCTGGGCATGGCCTACTTCCTGTCCAAGGCCGGGGCCGAGATGCAGCACGTGCCGATGAAGTCCACCGGCGACGCCGTCAACGAGGTGCTGGCCGGCCGCGTGCAGGGCGTCACGTCCGCCGTCGTCGGCCTGGTGGGTTTCAAGCAGGACCCGCGCATCAAGCTGCTGGCGTACACGGGCACGCAGCGCTCGCGCTTCATGCCGGACCTGCCCACGGCGGCCGAAGCCGGCGTGCCGGGCTACAAGTTCGATTCCTGGATCGGCGTGCTGACGCCGTCGACGACGCCGAAGGCGGAAGTCGACAAGCTGAACGCCGCCCTGAACAAGGTGCTGGCGCTGCCCGAAGTGCAGCAGCGCCTGGCCAACCTGGGCGTGGAGTCCGGCCCGAACATGTCGGTGGACGATTTCCAGAAGCTGCTGAAGGCGGATTACGAGCAGGCCGGCGTGCTGGTGAAGGCCTCCGGCGCCCGCATCGAATAA
- a CDS encoding tripartite tricarboxylate transporter substrate-binding protein, whose product MKLHRRTFCASLALPFVAKPSWAQSGRWPNKVLHFVTPYPPGGLSDQITRFIANGVSSELGQPVIVDNRAGAGAVLGTEFAARSAPDGYTFLVAPTAAVAIAPWLRKVRFTADDFAPVAKLTSSYGLVTARKEAPWANYRDFVTAAKAAPGKYTFASNGVGSIVHLTGVLLHKQAGIDVVHVPYKGSMESMTDLIGGRVDVMYDPVTLPRVKDGMLKGLVTTNPTRNPELPNVPTLQELGFDIDPRSWFALFAPKGTPPEIVARMSEAAQKAMSAPTARQQLQLSAMYPDFEGPDAFRRRVQEDSSFFRELIRKENIQAEG is encoded by the coding sequence GTGAAACTTCATCGTCGTACCTTCTGTGCATCCCTCGCCCTGCCCTTCGTGGCGAAGCCGTCCTGGGCGCAGTCCGGCCGCTGGCCGAACAAGGTGCTGCACTTCGTCACGCCCTACCCGCCGGGAGGCCTGTCGGACCAGATCACCCGCTTCATCGCCAACGGCGTGTCCAGCGAGCTGGGGCAGCCCGTGATCGTGGACAACCGCGCGGGCGCCGGCGCCGTCCTGGGCACCGAGTTCGCGGCGCGCTCGGCGCCCGATGGCTACACCTTCCTGGTGGCGCCCACGGCCGCCGTCGCCATCGCGCCCTGGCTGCGCAAGGTCCGCTTCACGGCGGACGACTTCGCGCCGGTCGCCAAGCTGACCTCCAGCTACGGCCTGGTCACCGCCCGCAAGGAAGCGCCCTGGGCCAACTACCGCGACTTCGTCACCGCGGCCAAGGCAGCGCCGGGCAAGTACACCTTCGCGTCCAACGGCGTCGGCTCCATCGTGCACCTCACCGGCGTGCTGCTGCACAAGCAGGCCGGCATCGACGTGGTCCACGTGCCCTACAAGGGCTCGATGGAGTCGATGACCGACCTGATCGGCGGCCGCGTCGACGTGATGTACGACCCGGTGACCTTGCCGCGCGTGAAGGACGGGATGCTCAAGGGGCTGGTGACCACCAACCCCACGCGCAACCCCGAGCTGCCGAACGTGCCCACCTTGCAGGAGCTGGGCTTCGACATCGACCCGCGCAGCTGGTTCGCGCTGTTCGCGCCCAAGGGGACGCCGCCGGAGATCGTCGCGCGCATGAGCGAGGCAGCACAGAAGGCAATGAGCGCGCCCACGGCCAGGCAGCAGCTGCAGCTGTCCGCGATGTACCCGGACTTCGAGGGCCCCGACGCCTTCCGGCGCCGGGTTCAGGAAGACAGCAGCTTCTTCCGCGAGTTGATCCGCAAGGAAAACATCCAGGCGGAAGGCTGA
- a CDS encoding enoyl-CoA hydratase/isomerase family protein, which produces MTAINAAIAYESRDAIALITITRPEARNAINNDVVQGLHEAWRRFAQSEDRVAILNAQGEQAFSAGADLKDLPRDVWLAMPNLSVPCDKPIIAVVNGFAVGAGATAVMLADMAVAEEHASFIYPEAKIGAFAGIMGGFAPRMQYKAGLEWLMTGDPMNAQRAYEIGLVNRLAPKGQGLGVALEVAGKIARNAPLVVQAMKSISRSVLPKSSTETYYPQRVMLDRIAQSEDQKEGVASFREKRAPQFKGR; this is translated from the coding sequence ATGACGGCCATCAACGCCGCGATCGCCTATGAGTCCCGCGATGCCATCGCGCTGATCACGATCACCCGGCCCGAAGCGCGCAATGCGATCAACAACGACGTGGTGCAGGGCCTGCACGAAGCCTGGCGCCGCTTCGCCCAGAGCGAGGACCGCGTGGCCATCCTGAACGCGCAGGGCGAACAGGCCTTCTCCGCCGGCGCCGACCTCAAGGACCTGCCGCGCGACGTGTGGCTGGCCATGCCCAACCTCTCGGTGCCCTGCGACAAGCCCATCATCGCCGTCGTCAACGGCTTTGCCGTGGGCGCCGGCGCGACCGCGGTGATGCTGGCCGACATGGCGGTGGCCGAGGAGCACGCGAGCTTCATCTACCCCGAAGCCAAGATCGGCGCCTTCGCGGGCATCATGGGCGGCTTCGCGCCGCGCATGCAATACAAGGCGGGGCTCGAGTGGCTGATGACCGGCGACCCGATGAACGCGCAGCGCGCCTATGAGATCGGCCTGGTCAACCGGCTGGCGCCCAAGGGCCAGGGCCTGGGAGTCGCGCTGGAAGTGGCCGGCAAGATCGCGCGCAACGCGCCGCTGGTGGTGCAGGCGATGAAGAGCATCTCGCGCAGCGTGCTGCCGAAGTCCTCCACCGAGACCTACTACCCGCAGCGCGTGATGCTGGACCGCATCGCGCAGAGCGAGGACCAGAAGGAAGGCGTGGCCTCGTTCCGGGAAAAGCGCGCGCCCCAGTTCAAGGGCCGCTGA
- a CDS encoding acetate--CoA ligase family protein: MSDYRSVRQILHPNGVAIVGASDSEEKWGGRLLRYMLKHRHPGELYPVNARASSLMGVRAYASVRDCPGPVDLAILLVPRDRVRDAIEDCVAKQVACALCITAGFAETGPAGRADEEDLVALARAGGVRLIGPNCMGLMNTHHNLAATTGVVMGSLDRLPAGGIGLASQSGALMGAMIARGADIGASFSSTVSVGNQSDLGLNDFFEYLVDDPRTDVVCLYMEGVKDAARFTALLARAAAAGKPVCIAKSGRSEAGARAAASHTASLAGAWPAFEAVCRHHGAYLFETIYDLLQGAQLLQRGKRASSRGAAVMSGSGGGGALLVDALQDNGLEMPTLSERTQQALASVLPATHRQLPLDFGMLNHLAPPDPAVEGGSVGIALDRAMADPAVGLGVLLLTTQPQQERVAQAALSVAQRCDKPLLFVQGAGNHGEPARALLRQAGHGYFDSPHDALKVAQALAQREAPQPAAASSDGAHVPDTLPRGFLTEPDARRLLEANGIPTTAWRLAADARLAVQAARELGGPVAIKAVSPKIVHKSDVGAVRLGVRGDDAVLAACDAIATAAAAAGVAELEGFLVTEMVRADTELIAGIQLDPDFGPLVMVGAGGVLVELMRDVQLAPAPLSLDTARGMLRKLRSFPLLAGYRGRPPADLDALANVLVRLGQLAAAGGARVRELDINPLFVAGDRVVAADARATLG, translated from the coding sequence ATGAGTGACTACCGATCCGTGCGGCAGATCCTGCACCCCAACGGAGTGGCGATCGTCGGCGCCTCGGACAGCGAGGAAAAGTGGGGCGGCCGCCTGCTGCGCTACATGCTCAAGCACCGCCACCCTGGCGAGTTGTACCCGGTCAACGCGCGCGCCAGCTCGCTGATGGGCGTGCGCGCCTATGCGTCCGTGCGCGACTGCCCCGGGCCGGTGGACCTGGCCATCCTGCTGGTGCCGCGCGACCGCGTGCGCGACGCCATCGAGGACTGCGTTGCGAAGCAGGTCGCGTGCGCCTTGTGCATCACCGCGGGCTTCGCGGAGACCGGACCCGCAGGCCGCGCCGACGAGGAGGATCTGGTCGCGCTCGCCCGCGCCGGCGGCGTGCGCCTCATCGGCCCCAACTGCATGGGCCTGATGAACACCCACCACAACCTGGCGGCCACCACCGGCGTGGTCATGGGCTCGCTGGACCGCCTGCCCGCGGGCGGCATCGGCCTGGCCAGCCAGAGCGGCGCGCTGATGGGCGCCATGATCGCGCGCGGCGCGGACATCGGGGCCAGCTTCTCGTCGACCGTCTCGGTGGGCAACCAGTCCGACCTGGGCCTCAACGACTTCTTCGAATACCTGGTGGACGACCCGCGCACGGATGTCGTCTGCCTCTACATGGAAGGGGTGAAGGACGCGGCGCGCTTCACCGCGCTGCTGGCCCGCGCGGCCGCGGCCGGCAAGCCGGTCTGCATCGCCAAGTCGGGCCGCAGCGAAGCGGGCGCGCGCGCGGCCGCTTCGCACACCGCCAGCCTCGCCGGCGCCTGGCCGGCGTTCGAGGCCGTGTGCCGGCACCACGGCGCCTACCTCTTCGAGACCATCTACGACCTGCTGCAAGGCGCGCAGCTGCTGCAGCGGGGCAAGCGCGCCAGCTCGCGCGGCGCCGCCGTCATGTCGGGCTCGGGCGGCGGCGGCGCGCTGCTGGTCGACGCGCTGCAGGACAACGGCCTGGAGATGCCCACCCTGTCGGAACGCACGCAGCAGGCGCTGGCGAGCGTGCTGCCGGCCACGCACCGCCAGCTGCCGCTGGACTTCGGCATGCTGAACCACCTGGCGCCGCCCGACCCCGCGGTCGAGGGCGGCTCGGTCGGCATCGCGCTGGACCGCGCGATGGCCGATCCGGCCGTGGGCCTGGGCGTGCTGCTGCTCACCACGCAGCCGCAGCAGGAACGCGTGGCGCAGGCCGCCCTTTCGGTGGCGCAGCGCTGCGACAAGCCGCTGCTGTTCGTGCAGGGCGCCGGCAACCACGGCGAACCGGCGCGCGCACTGCTGCGGCAGGCCGGCCACGGTTACTTCGACAGCCCGCACGATGCGCTGAAAGTCGCGCAGGCGCTGGCGCAGCGCGAAGCGCCGCAGCCGGCGGCCGCCAGCAGCGACGGCGCGCACGTGCCGGACACCCTGCCGCGCGGTTTCCTGACCGAACCCGATGCCCGCCGTCTGCTGGAGGCCAACGGCATCCCGACGACGGCCTGGCGGCTGGCGGCCGATGCCCGCCTGGCGGTGCAGGCGGCGCGCGAACTGGGCGGACCGGTCGCCATCAAGGCGGTGAGCCCGAAGATCGTGCACAAGAGCGACGTCGGTGCGGTGCGCCTGGGCGTGCGCGGCGACGATGCGGTGCTGGCCGCCTGCGATGCCATCGCCACGGCGGCAGCCGCCGCCGGCGTCGCCGAACTCGAAGGCTTCCTGGTGACCGAGATGGTCCGCGCCGACACCGAGCTGATCGCCGGCATCCAGCTGGACCCCGACTTCGGCCCGCTGGTGATGGTCGGTGCCGGCGGCGTGCTGGTCGAACTGATGCGCGACGTCCAGCTCGCACCCGCGCCGCTGTCGCTGGACACGGCACGCGGCATGCTGCGCAAGCTGCGCAGCTTTCCGCTGCTGGCCGGCTACCGCGGCCGGCCGCCGGCCGACCTGGACGCGCTGGCGAACGTGCTGGTGCGCCTGGGCCAGCTGGCCGCGGCCGGCGGCGCGCGCGTGCGCGAACTCGATATCAACCCGCTCTTCGTGGCGGGCGACCGCGTCGTCGCCGCCGACGCCCGGGCCACCCTGGGCTGA
- a CDS encoding tripartite tricarboxylate transporter substrate binding protein, which produces MTRVQRSRLLAPLALFLPALAAAAAETWPARTIRMVIPFPPGGSSDILGRLVADRLGHALNATFIVDNKPGATTQIGTDMVANAAPDGYTLLLGAASAFTVLPNLRKLNYSLDSFESIGGVADYVAVLAVRKSLPVNNAREFIEYAKKNPAKLSFGSAGEASAGHVYGATLARDTGIKVLHVPFRGSADAVNALVAGDVDFVIDGAVTPMVKADRVRPLATLYRKRHPELPQVPTLAEAGFTIDTSKGSGWGLLAPKGTPQAIVNRLSEALHAALEQKEVQDAFVRANSIAAWQTPEAFRAGLAADEKMYAQLLPAIGVNKN; this is translated from the coding sequence ATGACCCGAGTGCAACGATCCCGCCTGCTGGCACCGCTCGCCCTGTTCCTGCCGGCGCTGGCCGCGGCCGCCGCCGAAACCTGGCCCGCGCGCACCATCCGCATGGTGATCCCCTTCCCGCCAGGGGGATCGTCGGACATCCTCGGCCGGCTCGTGGCCGACCGGCTCGGGCATGCCCTCAACGCCACTTTCATCGTGGACAACAAGCCGGGCGCGACCACGCAGATCGGCACCGACATGGTGGCGAACGCGGCGCCGGACGGCTACACCCTGTTGCTGGGCGCGGCCTCGGCCTTCACCGTGCTGCCCAACCTGCGCAAGCTGAACTACAGCCTGGACAGCTTCGAATCCATCGGCGGCGTGGCCGACTACGTCGCCGTGCTGGCCGTGCGCAAGTCGCTGCCGGTGAACAACGCGCGGGAGTTCATCGAGTACGCGAAGAAGAACCCCGCCAAGCTCTCCTTCGGGTCCGCCGGGGAAGCGTCCGCCGGCCACGTGTACGGCGCGACGCTGGCCCGCGACACCGGCATCAAGGTGCTGCACGTGCCCTTCCGCGGATCGGCCGACGCGGTCAATGCCCTGGTGGCCGGCGACGTCGACTTCGTCATCGACGGCGCGGTGACGCCCATGGTGAAGGCCGACCGGGTCCGCCCGCTGGCCACCCTGTACCGCAAGCGCCATCCGGAGCTGCCGCAGGTGCCGACGCTGGCGGAGGCGGGCTTCACGATCGACACGTCCAAGGGTTCGGGCTGGGGCCTGCTGGCGCCCAAGGGGACGCCGCAGGCCATCGTCAACCGGCTGTCGGAAGCGCTGCACGCCGCGCTGGAACAGAAGGAAGTGCAGGACGCGTTCGTCCGCGCCAACTCCATTGCCGCGTGGCAGACGCCGGAGGCCTTCCGCGCTGGCCTGGCCGCCGACGAAAAGATGTACGCGCAGCTGCTGCCGGCCATTGGCGTGAACAAGAACTGA
- a CDS encoding CaiB/BaiF CoA transferase family protein, translating to MTFPASSLLPLAGVRVVEFCSTASGPFSTMLLSDMGAEVVKIEPPDGDGLRQWPPLNEGYSENFAALNRNKRSAVLNLKDPADLALARRLILESDVVVENNRPGVMDRLGLGYASLAADQPALVFCSISAYGQSGPRAGEGGFDLTIQAAAGVMSVTGEPDGAPVKCGVPLSDFASGLYAAFSVASMIAHVRAGGHGAHIDIPMFGCTLGIAALQTSEFFGNDRSPAKLGSAHPRNAPYQAFEAEDGHFAIAAGNHKLWLDVLRVVDLPHLADDARFLSTTDRARNQAELKVILEAVFRRRPVDHWIAVFNAAGVPHARINDYAAALADPQTAHMGWVQPLELPNGQQTRTFASPVRLNGVGLPIRRMPPDLGEHSEEIREQYRLDET from the coding sequence ATGACGTTTCCCGCGAGTTCCCTCCTGCCGCTGGCCGGCGTGCGAGTCGTCGAGTTCTGCTCCACCGCATCCGGCCCCTTTTCGACAATGCTCCTGTCCGACATGGGCGCGGAGGTGGTCAAGATCGAGCCGCCCGACGGCGACGGCCTGCGGCAGTGGCCGCCGCTGAACGAGGGCTACAGCGAGAACTTCGCGGCGCTGAACCGCAACAAGCGCTCGGCGGTGCTGAACCTCAAGGACCCGGCCGACCTGGCGCTCGCCCGCCGGCTGATCCTGGAATCGGACGTCGTGGTGGAGAACAACCGTCCCGGCGTCATGGACCGGCTGGGGCTGGGCTACGCCAGCCTGGCGGCGGACCAGCCGGCGCTGGTGTTCTGCTCCATTTCGGCCTATGGCCAGAGCGGGCCGCGCGCCGGTGAAGGCGGCTTCGACCTCACCATCCAGGCCGCCGCCGGCGTGATGAGCGTGACCGGCGAGCCGGACGGCGCGCCGGTCAAGTGCGGCGTGCCGCTGTCGGACTTCGCTTCCGGCCTGTACGCGGCGTTCTCGGTCGCCTCGATGATCGCGCACGTCCGCGCCGGCGGCCACGGCGCGCACATCGACATCCCGATGTTCGGCTGCACGCTGGGCATCGCGGCGCTGCAGACCAGCGAGTTCTTCGGCAACGACCGCAGCCCCGCGAAGCTGGGTTCGGCCCATCCGCGCAACGCCCCCTACCAGGCCTTCGAGGCCGAGGACGGCCACTTCGCCATCGCGGCCGGCAACCACAAGCTGTGGCTGGACGTGCTGCGCGTCGTGGACCTGCCGCACCTGGCCGATGACGCGCGCTTCCTCAGCACCACCGACCGCGCCCGCAACCAGGCGGAGCTCAAGGTGATCCTGGAAGCCGTGTTCAGGCGCCGGCCCGTCGACCACTGGATCGCGGTCTTCAACGCGGCCGGCGTGCCGCACGCGCGCATCAACGACTACGCGGCGGCGCTGGCCGACCCGCAGACGGCCCACATGGGCTGGGTGCAGCCGCTGGAGCTGCCCAACGGCCAGCAGACCCGGACCTTCGCCTCGCCGGTGCGCCTGAACGGCGTCGGGCTTCCGATCCGCCGCATGCCGCCCGACCTGGGCGAGCATTCCGAGGAGATCCGCGAGCAGTACCGCCTCGACGAGACCTGA
- a CDS encoding DUF4387 domain-containing protein, protein MKTQKLSELAKTIRSKNAGVDKITFDVIFADRAIYERVRASGVLTRETVAKLYGVPDSRISDFVEFAPGNAIKFTFFRLQPSGCAGDPDIFGAQQYAPLLDIEVPAD, encoded by the coding sequence ATGAAGACACAGAAGCTTTCCGAGCTGGCGAAGACCATCCGCAGCAAGAACGCCGGGGTCGACAAGATCACCTTCGACGTGATCTTCGCCGACCGTGCCATCTACGAGCGCGTGAGGGCGTCCGGCGTGCTGACGCGCGAGACGGTGGCGAAGCTGTATGGCGTGCCCGACTCGCGCATCTCGGACTTCGTCGAGTTCGCGCCGGGCAATGCCATCAAGTTCACCTTCTTCCGGCTGCAGCCGAGCGGCTGCGCCGGCGACCCGGACATCTTCGGGGCGCAGCAGTATGCGCCGCTGCTGGATATCGAAGTGCCGGCGGACTGA
- a CDS encoding acyclic terpene utilization AtuA family protein yields the protein MESLKIICPNGHLGFAPIRTASFRIGVEAKPHYVAADSGSDDVGPGPLGSDTSTSPLAWQTHDLEQMLLASRELGVPMIIGSSGDTGSNSRVDLYVKIIQELAAKHRLPQFRVGYFYSELTKEDLRSRMRNGDIVAGLDAHQDLTEAELDATDRIVAMADVHPFIELLRQGADVIIGGRSSDAAVFAAPAMFHGFPADQAYFLGKVLECASFCAEPYGGKETVLGEITQGDVRVTAMSPAQRCTVASVAGHAMYERSNPFYEYVASGALDMSACHYEQVAEKTTRITGARFRPGAEFRVKLEGAGKVGERFVGMVGIRDPYTIAHVDQVIDWARQQVRERFGDGDYQLHYTVYGRDGIMGALEPNRHKPAHELCVLVQGVAPTAEIAEEVCMIGTRQMFYARLPDVKGSAGSVAFALDEVLRASPAYRWTLNHTLRCAHPLELFPTHMTTAGIA from the coding sequence ATGGAATCCCTGAAGATCATCTGCCCCAACGGACACCTCGGCTTCGCGCCGATCCGCACCGCCAGCTTCCGCATCGGTGTCGAAGCCAAGCCGCACTACGTGGCCGCCGACTCCGGCAGCGACGACGTCGGCCCCGGTCCGCTGGGCAGCGACACCTCCACCAGCCCGCTGGCCTGGCAGACCCACGACCTGGAGCAGATGCTGCTGGCCTCGCGCGAGCTGGGCGTGCCCATGATCATCGGCTCCTCGGGCGACACCGGCTCCAACAGCCGCGTGGACCTGTACGTGAAGATCATCCAGGAGCTGGCGGCCAAGCACCGGCTGCCGCAATTCCGCGTGGGCTACTTCTACTCGGAGCTGACGAAGGAAGACCTGCGCAGCCGGATGCGCAACGGCGACATCGTCGCCGGCCTCGACGCGCACCAGGACCTGACCGAAGCGGAGCTGGATGCCACCGACCGCATCGTCGCGATGGCCGACGTGCACCCCTTCATCGAGCTGCTGCGCCAGGGCGCCGACGTCATCATCGGCGGGCGCAGCTCCGATGCCGCGGTGTTCGCCGCGCCCGCCATGTTCCACGGCTTCCCGGCCGACCAGGCCTATTTCCTGGGCAAGGTGCTGGAATGCGCGTCCTTCTGCGCCGAGCCCTATGGCGGCAAGGAGACGGTGCTGGGCGAGATCACGCAGGGCGACGTCCGCGTGACGGCCATGAGCCCGGCGCAGCGCTGCACGGTGGCATCGGTGGCCGGGCATGCGATGTACGAGCGCTCCAACCCCTTCTACGAATACGTGGCCAGTGGCGCGCTGGACATGTCGGCCTGCCACTACGAGCAGGTCGCGGAGAAAACCACGCGCATCACCGGCGCGCGCTTCCGCCCGGGCGCCGAGTTCCGCGTCAAGCTGGAAGGCGCCGGCAAGGTCGGCGAGCGCTTCGTCGGCATGGTGGGCATTCGCGACCCGTACACGATCGCGCACGTCGACCAGGTGATTGACTGGGCGCGCCAGCAGGTGCGCGAGCGCTTCGGCGACGGCGACTACCAACTGCACTACACGGTGTACGGCCGCGACGGCATCATGGGCGCGCTGGAACCGAACCGCCACAAGCCGGCGCACGAACTGTGCGTGCTGGTGCAGGGCGTGGCGCCCACCGCGGAGATAGCGGAGGAGGTCTGCATGATCGGCACGCGCCAGATGTTCTACGCGCGCCTGCCGGACGTGAAGGGCTCGGCCGGCTCGGTGGCCTTCGCGCTGGACGAGGTGCTGCGAGCCAGCCCGGCCTACCGCTGGACCCTGAACCACACGCTGCGCTGCGCGCATCCGCTGGAACTGTTCCCCACCCACATGACGACGGCAGGCATCGCATGA
- a CDS encoding tripartite tricarboxylate transporter substrate-binding protein has protein sequence MPIPLRRRTFLAASALLAGAQAGAQADPKFPPVVKLVVPFPPGGSNDVVARALAPLLSKRLNTSVIVDNRAGAAGVIGSDYVAKAPRDGSVLLLSSSSFLTSAATQPKLPYDPLAAFAPVALMANGPMLLAVPASAPYKTQADLLAAARSRPGALNYGSSGIGSLGHLATELLNAQAGVQTAHVPYKGASEALLGLVSGQIQLMVSNYSSLASQIKAGKLTALAVTSPARSNAFPELPPISDAVPGYGVEIWVGLLAPAGTPAPLVARLNREMNALADAPELRAVLDPDGAAPMRLDPAAFGTRMKEELAQWKRIAAERHISTE, from the coding sequence ATGCCGATTCCACTTCGCCGCAGGACTTTCCTTGCCGCCAGCGCGTTGCTCGCGGGCGCGCAGGCCGGGGCCCAGGCCGACCCGAAGTTCCCGCCGGTGGTGAAACTGGTGGTGCCCTTCCCGCCCGGAGGCAGCAACGACGTGGTGGCGCGCGCGCTGGCGCCGCTGCTGTCGAAGCGGCTGAACACCAGCGTCATCGTCGACAACCGCGCGGGCGCGGCCGGCGTCATCGGCTCCGACTATGTGGCCAAGGCGCCGCGCGACGGCTCGGTGCTGCTGCTATCCTCGTCGTCCTTCCTCACCTCGGCAGCCACGCAGCCCAAGCTGCCCTACGACCCGCTGGCCGCTTTCGCGCCGGTGGCCTTGATGGCCAACGGCCCGATGCTGCTGGCCGTGCCGGCGAGCGCGCCGTACAAGACGCAGGCCGACCTGCTCGCCGCGGCCCGCAGCCGGCCCGGCGCGCTGAACTACGGCTCCTCCGGCATCGGCTCGCTGGGCCACCTGGCGACCGAACTGCTGAATGCGCAGGCCGGCGTGCAGACCGCGCACGTGCCGTACAAAGGCGCGTCCGAAGCCTTGCTCGGGCTGGTGTCGGGGCAGATCCAGCTGATGGTCTCCAACTACAGTTCGCTCGCCTCGCAGATCAAGGCCGGCAAGCTGACCGCGCTGGCCGTCACCTCGCCGGCGCGCAGCAATGCCTTTCCCGAGCTGCCGCCGATCTCCGATGCGGTGCCGGGCTACGGCGTCGAGATCTGGGTCGGCCTGCTGGCACCGGCGGGCACACCGGCGCCGCTGGTCGCGCGCCTCAACCGCGAAATGAATGCCCTGGCCGATGCGCCGGAATTGCGCGCCGTGCTCGACCCCGACGGCGCCGCGCCCATGCGGCTGGACCCCGCCGCCTTCGGCACCCGCATGAAGGAAGAACTCGCGCAATGGAAGCGCATCGCCGCCGAACGCCACATCTCCACTGAATGA
- a CDS encoding LysR family transcriptional regulator: MQLKQFEALYWVARLGGFHAAARHLKTAQPTISARIRELEEQLGVELFDRSRRQAVLTAKGRELVGYAEQMLRLASDIRQRVGTRHKLSGRVRLGVTSVPAATWLPTLVRRLAHAYPSIALEFMVETSEALREHLVAGELDAAIVSAGLPLPPSLRAQPLGRVELAWLAAPSLGFTSGSIDPQTLAGSAIITDVPGSQLRTIAEHWFAAGEARPDRHHACPNLISRIRLACEGVGVALASPSAAVREVAEGALRVLVADPPLPPLEYVLASTAPGVAPAAVSVVSTMAMELISERPSMQFFYSEAAGHERAA, from the coding sequence ATGCAGCTGAAGCAGTTCGAGGCCCTCTACTGGGTGGCGCGCCTGGGCGGCTTCCACGCGGCCGCCCGCCATCTGAAGACCGCGCAGCCGACGATCTCGGCGCGCATCCGTGAACTGGAGGAGCAGCTCGGGGTGGAGCTGTTCGACCGCTCGCGCCGGCAGGCGGTGCTCACGGCCAAGGGCCGCGAGCTGGTGGGCTACGCCGAGCAGATGCTGCGCCTGGCCTCCGACATCCGCCAGCGCGTGGGCACGCGCCACAAGCTCTCGGGCCGCGTGCGCCTGGGCGTGACCAGCGTGCCGGCTGCAACCTGGCTGCCCACGCTGGTGCGGCGGCTCGCGCATGCCTACCCCAGCATCGCGCTGGAGTTCATGGTGGAGACCAGCGAGGCCTTGCGCGAGCACCTGGTCGCGGGCGAGCTGGACGCCGCCATCGTGTCGGCCGGCCTGCCCTTGCCGCCCTCGCTGCGCGCGCAGCCGCTCGGGCGGGTGGAGCTGGCCTGGCTGGCGGCGCCTTCCTTGGGATTCACCAGCGGCAGCATCGACCCGCAGACGCTGGCCGGCTCCGCCATCATCACCGACGTGCCGGGCAGCCAGCTGCGCACCATCGCCGAACACTGGTTCGCAGCCGGCGAAGCGCGCCCCGACCGCCACCATGCCTGCCCCAACCTGATCTCGCGCATCCGCCTGGCCTGCGAAGGCGTGGGCGTGGCACTGGCCTCGCCATCCGCCGCGGTGCGCGAAGTGGCCGAAGGCGCGCTGCGCGTGCTGGTGGCCGACCCGCCGCTGCCGCCGCTGGAATACGTGCTGGCCTCCACCGCGCCGGGCGTCGCGCCGGCGGCGGTGAGCGTGGTCTCGACGATGGCCATGGAGCTGATCTCCGAGCGCCCGAGCATGCAGTTCTTCTACTCCGAAGCCGCCGGCCACGAACGGGCCGCCTGA